A window from Gymnogyps californianus isolate 813 chromosome 27, ASM1813914v2, whole genome shotgun sequence encodes these proteins:
- the FGD2 gene encoding FYVE, RhoGEF and PH domain-containing protein 2: MEGEANNQQRVLNLVAVFEEHCKFSWRDKQAPYGQATPATSQPQQLPASPASQSLSQMAARDQEEQENKEEEEEQQGQRGLSFKCLRSFRRKISEDNWRRQQDPGLEPGSKEPEEKKIALELLETEQAYVNRLHLLDQIFYTELMKEAKNGKTVPEEVVKMIFSNISSIYQFHAKFFLPELQQRMEDWSCNPRIGDVIQKLAPFLKMYGEYVKNFDKAVELITVWSEKSPPFQELIADIQKRKVCANLTLQHHMLEPVQRIPRYELLLKDYVRKLPPESPDRDDAEKALEMIFMVAKHSNAAIAEMERLQNLWVVYQRLGLENDIVDPSNELIKEGPIHKISTRHNSTSEKYLFLFNNMLLYCVPKVIQVGAEFQVHLRIDVDGMKVRELNDTQFPHTFLVSGKQRTLELQARSGEEMNAWIKAFQDAIDRKEKRSETFKTAVHGLEMGTPALKTEELGRRAPQWVRDNLVTMCMRCKEPFNAIMRRRHHCRACGYVVCARCSDYKAELQYDGNRLNRVCQECYVFLTGHVVLEDREGKHKGILEKGAAEVSGKSLLCGSLQLLDKNGKGGTRGWFVIPQDDPLVLYIYAAPQDVRAHTSIPLLGYQVRDLPQGDSRRLFQLVQSRQVYTFVADTEELKQRWMKAMARSAAGITHPEEGEDADSCDEAE, encoded by the exons ATGGAGGGAGAAGCCAATAATCAACAGCGCGTGTTGAACCTGGTGGCTGTGTTTGAAGAGCACTG CAAATTTTCCTGGAGGGACAAGCAGGCTCCGTACGGCCAGGCTACTCCTGCAaccagccagccccagcagcttcCAGCATCCCCTGCCAGCCAGAGCCTCTCCCAGATGGCTGCCAGGGACCAAGAGGAGCAAGagaacaaggaggaggaggaggagcagcagggtcAGCGGGGGCTCAGCTTCAAATGCCTCCGTTCTTTCCGGCGCAAGATCAGTGAGGACAactggaggaggcagcaggacccAGGCCTCGAGCCTGGCAGCAAG GaaccagaggaaaagaaaattgctctggagctgctggagacagagcaGGCTTACGTCAACCGCCTCCACCTTCTCGACCAG aTATTCTATACAGAGCTGATGAAAGAAGCCAAAAATGGGAAGACAGTCCCAGAGGAGGTGGTGAAAATGATCTTCTCCAACATCTCCTCCATCTACCAGTTCCATGCCAAGTTCttcctgccagagctgcagcagcgCATGGAGGATTG gagctgcaacCCACGGATCGGGGATGTGATCCAGAAGCTTGCACCGTTCCTCAAGATGTACGGTGAATACGTGAAGAACTTTGACAAGGCCGTGGAGCTCATCACTGTCTGGTCGGAGAAATCACCACCCTTCCAGGAGCTCATTGCTGACATCCAG AAGAGGAAAGTCTGCGCTAACCTAACGCTGCAGCACCACATGCTGGAACCTGTGCAGAGGATCCCGCGCTACGAACTCCTCCTGAAAGATTATGTCCGAAAACTACCGCCTGAGTCCCCAGACCGGGACGATGCAGAGA AGGCCCTGGAGATGATTTTTATGGTGGCCAAGCATTCAAATGCAGCTATCGCCGAGATG gAACGGCTGCAGAACCTCTGGGTGGTCTATCAGCGGCTGGGCCTCGAGAACGACATTGTGGATCCCTCCAACGAGCTGATCAAGGAGGGGCCGATCCATAAAATCTCCACCCGCCACAACAGCACATCGGAGAAGTACCTGTTCCTG TTCAACAACATGCTGCTCTACTGCGTGCCCAAGGTCATCCAGGTGGGTGCTGAGTTCCAGGTCCACCTCCGCATCGACGTGGACGGCATGAAG GTGCGGGAGCTGAACGACACACAGTTCCCTCACACCTTCCTGGTCTCGGGAAAGCAGCGGACACTAGAGCTGCAAGCCAG GTCTGGGGAGGAGATGAACGCCTGGATCAAG GCCTTCCAAGATGCCATtgacaggaaagagaagaggagtgAGACCTTTAAGACAGCAGTACATGGGCTGGAGATGGGCACCCCTGCATTGAAG ACAGAGGAGCTGGGCCGCCGAGCTCCACAGTGGGTGCGGGACAACCTGGTGACCATGTGCATGCGCTGCAAGGAGCCCTTCAACGCCATCATGCGCCGGAGACACCATTGTCGAGCTTGTGGATAC GTGGTGTGCGCTCGCTGCTCTGACTACAAGGCCGAGCTACAGTATGATGGGAACCGCCTGAACCGCGTGTGCCAGGAGTGTTACGTCTTCCTGACAGGCCACGTGGTGCTCGAGGACCGGGAAGGGAAGCACAAAGGCATCCTGGAG AAAGGAGCCGCAGAGGTATCAGGCAAGAGTTTGCTGTGCGgttccctgcagctgctggacaAGAACGGCAAGGGGGGCACGCGGGGCTGGTTCGTGATCCCCCAGGATGATCCCCTCGTGCTGTACATCTACGCAGCCCCGCAG GACGTCCGAGCCCACACCTCCATCCCGCTGCTGGGCTACCAGGTGAGGGACCTGCCCCAGGGCGACTCCCGCCGCCTCTTCCAACTGGTGCAGTCCCGGCAGGTCTACACCTTCGTGGCGGACACCGAGGAGCTGAAACAGCGCTGGATGAAGGCCATGGCGCGCTCCGCCGCGGGGATCACGCACCCGGAGGAGGGCGAGGATGCGGACTCCTGCGATGAAGCAGAATGA